From Pseudomonas sp. stari2, a single genomic window includes:
- a CDS encoding amino acid adenylation domain-containing protein, whose translation MLDNTSLRGTNPAQPDVSSSIPFDTDLCVHGLFEAQVLRNPEAIAVRWQAEALSYRNLNIRANRLAHHLCSLGVGPDVRVGICLERSLEMLVGVLAVLKAGGAYVPLDPAYPQARLAHMLADSAPPVVLTHGQARHVLLAALEQSAMAPTVLDLGDSTHWASQSPENPDPHVTGLTPRHLAYVIYTSGSTGTPKGVMVEHRGLIAVSAAWAQLYALGEPLNHLQMAGFSFDVFSADLIRALGFGGTLVLCPRDTLMDPPALYRLMREAQIGFADFVPALLNPLLAWAEDTGHDLSFLRTVVCGSDIWTAHSARQLRRLCGERVQIVQAYGVTEASIDSTCFEFTESSQVDTVLPIGRALPNTRIYLLDEQGEPVAEGGAGELYIGGVGVARGYLNLPQLTAERFIDNPFVAGERLYRTGDLARYRADGQLEFLGRNDSQAKLRGLRLELGEIETRLADIAGVRESVVLLRQDGLGEPRLVAYYCEKPGTTLSPRFLREQLQTSLPDYMVPTAFVRLDALPLTANGKVDRPGLPAPDVEAFDQQEYQAPQGTLETTLAAIWAEVLGVERVGREDQFFALGGHSLLVMRVLAQVRHTLGLEVAPSTLFAAPVLKLFAERLQASQVAARPAITALERSGAQTLSSAQQRLWFLAQMEGGNAAYHMPLNLRLRGSLDVPALERSFNQLVARHAALRTTFIAVEGEGRQQVSPPAHSLRLTVTDLQGPDAQERLTRLIDEEGARPFDLSRGPLMRVCLVRLAPDDHVLMLTQHHIISDGWSMGVLTRELGQLYEAALQDRDDPLPPLPVQYVDYAVWQKQWLTGDVLEQQSRYWRETLTGAPVLLELPTDHKRPPVQDYLGGFVPLFFDEALTTRLKALGMQQGTTLFMTLLAGFSLLLSRLSGQDDVVIGVPSANRPQQELEGLIGFFVNTLALRMTRSGTPSVAQWLQQARRVALGAQEHQDLPFEQVVELLNPPRSLAHSPLFQVLFAWEQDQDSDLLLTGLDVTPVESSHHVAKFDLQLALHERDGQIVGGLEYASGLFERGTVEQFGEYLRRVLTQMVEDSEQSLTAIKLQSAEQHQQIVHEWNRTARDTSSLPGCVARFESLARQTPDAVALLADREQLSYGELNRAANRLAHYLTEQGVGPEHRVGLCLERSPQMVIGLLAILKAGAAYVPFDPAYPSERLAFMFSDAAPTMLLTQSSLMAGLPVNEAQICCLDTDASQWAQHPTDDPQVNVSPENLGYVLYTSGSTGRPKGVAHNRRALDNLINWQLDQVTTPQRVLQFASLNFDVSFQEICSTLCQGGSLLLMTEDSRKDLAALRPTLVAEGVQRAFLPFAVLQQLAGLTEADAPIPAGGCEIITAGEALQINDELRGFVRGLGGAQLHNQYGPTETHVVSQFSLDCNEAESWPDAPPIGRPIANARLYVLDEHLNPVPVGVAGELYIAGACLARGYLNRPDLTAERFLPDPFSDEPGARMYRSGDLAKFQADGNVQYLGRIDQQVKLRGFRIELGEIDSLLHQQPGVQEAAVLLREDVAGDKRLVAYVVGTAPSEFLRAELQRQLPEHMIPSAWVRLSQLPLTRNGKLDRQALPAPERSAGATYEAPRNDTERQMAEIWAEVLKCERVGIHDNFFDLGGHSLLATRMIYAINQRMGAQLSLSSLFQTPVLMDLAAQVSRDDQSIEPAFIQIEPDRANRHEPFSLTDIQQAYWFGREATVSLGGVSAHGYEELRIPEFDAERFELALNRMIQRHDMLRVIFLSDGTQQVLAQVPTYHMPRSDLRGLPAEEVQRTLEATRERQSHQVLDASRWPLFEFSLSLLDDGITHLHISLDALIVDAASTQILARELMAFYVDPALELAEPGLTFRDYVLAEQQLRNGRRYEQALGYWRERVTTLAPAPDLPLVRQPESIANPHFTRRDRDMSAAQWAQLKAVAKQFAVTPSVMLLTAFSEVLALWSRTPRFTLSLPLFNRMPLHPDVDEIIGDFTSLVLLEVGIDGALSFTDKARAVQAQLWRDIDHSVVSGVRVLRELSQARGVQQTAMPIVFNSTLSEAAPELAEFNLADALNAKHMHSITQTPQVWLDHTLLELEGRLLFNWDSIDELFPQGMIEQMFVAYNTLLDSLCEPAAWGANTPQLLPQARLPAPVDNQQTLPLMHELFERQALATPDALAVIGTRQLTYAQLRFEARQLGARLQAQGVLPNRLVAVVMERGWEQVVATLAILYAGGAYLPIEPTQPAERLRHILERAEASLALTQPALLDKIEWPAQVTPIAVTDAVSNDALPLQPVQVKESDLAYVIYTSGSTGQPKGVVIDHRGAVNTLLDINRRFAVGPNDRVLAISSLSFDLSVYDFFGTLAVGAAVVILDPQLTLDPAHWLELIKRHQVSLWNSVPALLGMLVEYVEGEGGALPANLRVAMLSGDWIPLTLPERAWALQPDLQLISLGGATEASIWSIYYPVQHVDPTWRSIPYGKALDHQRFYVLDEALQVRPTWVAGQLYIGGIGLAKGYWRDEKLSAGSFFNHPLTGERLYRTGDLGRLLPDGNIEFLGREDNQVKVQGYRIELDEIEAALNRHPGVQSAVVRILGSTLGEKRLAGYVLKADPALQASDLTDYLTDKLPAYMIPTSFTFVDAWPLSSNGKVDKKRLPEPEQIEEQGPALEVEGPQEQRLVEIVQGVLKRESIAANANLLNLGATSIDIVRISNALSGALQFRPHVAQLLAQPTLLHLLGMYRQNRSRQELLGNVQQAPETPQDIIEDPQQRAQFKAEQRGRRVFAQALPEVALDLPHNPAFARRLSDYRSVRQFGEQPIATQAFAHVLAALAQGQLDGEVKYQFPSAGGLYPIQAYLYVKPDRVLGVPGGAYYYDPRRHRLLALQSGLLDPDTYDYFVNRPVYENAAFSLFFIADIAAIRPLYGERSRDFCHIESGAMAQLLSMTAVEHGLGLCGIGSVEEQQLTALFDLGPNHELIYSMIGGLRTADEQHRAPVEAFAIEPVTASLDDEDMEEFEV comes from the coding sequence ATGCTCGACAACACTTCCTTGCGTGGGACGAATCCCGCGCAGCCCGACGTTTCATCCTCGATTCCGTTCGACACCGATCTGTGCGTGCACGGTCTGTTCGAAGCGCAGGTGCTGCGCAACCCCGAGGCCATTGCCGTCCGTTGGCAAGCAGAGGCGCTCAGCTACCGCAATCTCAATATCCGCGCCAACCGCCTGGCCCATCACCTGTGCAGCCTCGGCGTCGGGCCGGACGTGCGGGTGGGGATTTGTCTTGAGCGTTCGCTGGAGATGCTGGTGGGTGTGCTCGCGGTGCTCAAGGCCGGGGGTGCCTATGTGCCGCTGGACCCGGCGTATCCGCAGGCGCGGCTGGCGCACATGCTGGCCGACAGCGCACCGCCGGTGGTGCTGACCCACGGTCAGGCGCGGCATGTTTTGTTGGCTGCGCTCGAGCAATCGGCCATGGCGCCGACGGTGCTCGATCTGGGCGATTCCACCCATTGGGCTTCACAGTCACCCGAGAATCCTGATCCCCACGTGACAGGCCTGACACCTCGACACCTGGCCTACGTGATCTACACCTCCGGCTCGACCGGCACCCCGAAAGGCGTGATGGTCGAGCATCGCGGGTTGATCGCCGTAAGCGCCGCCTGGGCGCAACTCTATGCGCTGGGCGAGCCGCTCAATCACCTGCAAATGGCCGGGTTTTCCTTCGACGTGTTCAGCGCCGACCTGATTCGTGCGCTGGGTTTTGGCGGCACGCTCGTGCTGTGCCCCCGCGACACCTTGATGGACCCGCCGGCCCTGTATCGCTTGATGCGCGAAGCGCAGATCGGTTTTGCCGACTTCGTCCCGGCGCTGCTCAATCCCTTGCTGGCCTGGGCCGAAGATACCGGCCACGACTTGTCGTTCCTGCGCACCGTGGTCTGCGGCTCGGACATCTGGACTGCCCACAGCGCACGGCAATTGCGCAGGCTTTGCGGTGAGCGAGTGCAGATCGTCCAGGCCTATGGCGTGACCGAAGCGAGCATCGACAGCACCTGTTTCGAGTTCACCGAAAGCAGTCAGGTCGACACTGTGCTGCCCATCGGCCGGGCACTGCCCAATACCCGGATTTACCTGCTCGACGAACAAGGCGAGCCCGTTGCCGAGGGGGGCGCGGGCGAGTTGTACATCGGTGGCGTCGGCGTGGCGCGGGGTTATCTGAACCTGCCGCAACTCACTGCCGAGCGCTTCATCGACAACCCGTTCGTGGCGGGCGAACGCTTGTATCGAACCGGAGATCTGGCGCGTTACCGAGCTGACGGCCAACTGGAATTCCTCGGCCGCAACGATTCCCAGGCCAAGTTGCGCGGGCTGCGTCTGGAACTGGGGGAAATCGAAACCCGGCTGGCGGACATTGCAGGCGTGCGTGAAAGCGTGGTGTTGCTGCGTCAGGACGGTCTCGGTGAACCTCGACTGGTCGCGTACTACTGCGAAAAACCGGGCACAACGCTGAGTCCGCGTTTCCTGCGTGAACAGCTGCAAACCAGCCTGCCGGATTACATGGTGCCGACTGCATTCGTGCGTCTCGACGCGTTGCCGTTGACCGCCAACGGCAAGGTTGATCGGCCCGGTTTGCCGGCGCCGGACGTCGAGGCGTTCGATCAGCAGGAATACCAGGCGCCGCAGGGAACGCTGGAAACCACGCTCGCCGCGATCTGGGCCGAAGTGCTCGGCGTCGAGCGAGTGGGGCGTGAGGATCAGTTCTTTGCTCTCGGCGGTCACTCGTTGCTGGTGATGCGGGTGTTGGCGCAGGTTCGCCATACGCTGGGGCTGGAAGTTGCGCCTTCGACGCTGTTTGCCGCACCCGTTCTGAAACTGTTCGCCGAACGGCTGCAAGCCAGTCAGGTGGCGGCTCGTCCGGCGATTACGGCCCTTGAACGCTCGGGCGCGCAAACGTTGTCGTCTGCCCAGCAGCGCCTCTGGTTTCTGGCACAAATGGAGGGTGGCAACGCGGCGTATCACATGCCGCTGAACCTGCGCTTGCGGGGTTCGCTGGATGTGCCGGCGCTCGAACGCAGCTTCAATCAACTGGTGGCGCGCCATGCTGCGCTGCGCACCACTTTCATTGCCGTTGAAGGGGAAGGGCGGCAGCAGGTTTCACCGCCCGCGCACAGCCTTCGACTGACCGTCACCGATCTGCAAGGGCCCGATGCTCAAGAGCGTCTCACCCGATTGATCGACGAGGAGGGCGCCCGGCCGTTCGACCTGAGCCGTGGCCCGCTGATGCGCGTATGCCTGGTGCGCTTGGCGCCGGACGACCATGTGCTGATGCTGACCCAGCACCACATCATCTCCGACGGCTGGTCGATGGGCGTGCTCACCCGGGAACTGGGGCAACTGTACGAAGCGGCGTTGCAGGATCGCGACGATCCGCTGCCGCCGTTGCCCGTGCAGTATGTGGATTACGCCGTGTGGCAGAAACAATGGCTGACCGGCGACGTGCTGGAGCAGCAAAGCCGTTACTGGCGCGAAACCCTGACGGGCGCGCCGGTGCTGCTGGAGTTGCCGACCGATCACAAGCGTCCACCCGTGCAGGACTACCTCGGCGGCTTTGTCCCGCTGTTCTTCGACGAAGCCTTGACCACGCGCCTGAAAGCCCTAGGCATGCAACAAGGCACCACACTGTTCATGACCTTGCTGGCCGGTTTTTCGCTGCTGTTGTCGCGCCTGTCGGGGCAGGACGATGTGGTGATCGGCGTGCCATCGGCCAACCGTCCGCAGCAGGAACTGGAAGGGCTGATCGGCTTCTTCGTCAACACCCTGGCCCTGCGCATGACCCGATCGGGTACGCCGTCAGTAGCGCAATGGCTGCAACAGGCGCGCAGAGTCGCACTGGGGGCTCAGGAGCATCAAGACCTGCCGTTCGAGCAAGTGGTGGAGTTGCTCAATCCGCCGCGCAGTCTGGCCCACAGTCCGCTGTTCCAGGTGCTGTTTGCGTGGGAGCAGGATCAGGACTCCGATTTGCTGCTGACCGGGCTGGACGTCACGCCGGTCGAGAGCAGTCATCACGTGGCCAAGTTCGATCTGCAATTGGCACTCCATGAACGTGACGGGCAGATTGTCGGTGGTCTGGAATACGCCTCTGGCCTGTTCGAACGCGGCACCGTCGAGCAGTTTGGCGAGTACCTGCGCCGGGTGCTGACGCAGATGGTCGAGGACAGCGAGCAATCACTAACCGCGATCAAGTTGCAGAGCGCCGAACAACATCAGCAGATCGTCCATGAGTGGAACCGCACCGCGCGGGATACGTCGTCACTGCCCGGTTGCGTGGCGCGTTTCGAAAGCCTCGCCCGGCAAACGCCCGACGCCGTGGCGCTGCTCGCCGACCGTGAGCAACTGAGTTACGGCGAACTGAATCGCGCCGCCAACCGTCTCGCGCATTACCTGACCGAACAGGGCGTCGGCCCCGAACATCGCGTCGGCCTGTGCCTGGAGCGCTCGCCGCAAATGGTCATCGGCCTGCTGGCGATCCTCAAGGCCGGTGCGGCGTACGTGCCATTCGATCCGGCTTATCCGAGTGAACGTCTGGCGTTCATGTTCAGCGATGCCGCGCCGACCATGCTGCTGACGCAATCGAGCCTGATGGCCGGGCTGCCGGTGAACGAGGCGCAGATTTGCTGCCTGGACACTGATGCATCGCAATGGGCACAGCACCCGACGGATGATCCGCAAGTCAATGTGAGCCCGGAAAACCTCGGCTACGTGCTCTACACCTCCGGCTCCACCGGCCGCCCGAAAGGCGTCGCCCACAACCGCCGCGCGCTGGACAACCTGATCAACTGGCAACTCGATCAAGTGACGACACCGCAGCGCGTGCTGCAATTCGCCTCGCTGAACTTCGACGTTTCGTTCCAGGAAATCTGCAGCACGCTCTGCCAGGGCGGCAGCCTGCTGCTGATGACCGAGGACAGCCGCAAGGACTTGGCAGCACTGCGCCCGACGCTGGTGGCCGAAGGCGTGCAGCGGGCGTTCCTGCCATTCGCCGTGTTGCAGCAACTCGCTGGCCTGACCGAGGCAGATGCACCGATTCCGGCCGGTGGTTGCGAAATCATCACTGCCGGTGAAGCCCTGCAAATCAATGACGAGCTGCGCGGTTTTGTCCGTGGGCTCGGCGGCGCGCAGTTGCATAACCAATACGGGCCGACCGAAACCCATGTGGTCAGCCAGTTCAGCCTCGACTGCAACGAGGCCGAGTCCTGGCCGGACGCGCCGCCCATTGGCCGTCCTATCGCCAACGCGCGGCTGTACGTGCTGGACGAACATTTGAATCCGGTGCCGGTCGGTGTGGCGGGCGAGTTGTACATTGCTGGCGCCTGTCTGGCCCGGGGTTACCTGAACCGCCCGGACCTGACCGCCGAACGCTTCCTGCCGGACCCGTTCAGCGACGAGCCGGGCGCGCGGATGTACCGCAGCGGTGACCTTGCGAAATTCCAGGCCGACGGCAACGTGCAGTACCTGGGGCGCATCGACCAACAGGTGAAATTGCGCGGCTTCCGCATCGAGCTCGGTGAGATCGACAGTCTGTTGCATCAGCAACCCGGCGTGCAGGAAGCCGCCGTGCTGCTGCGTGAAGACGTGGCCGGGGACAAGCGTCTGGTGGCCTATGTGGTCGGCACCGCGCCCAGCGAGTTCCTCCGTGCCGAACTGCAACGCCAGTTGCCCGAACACATGATCCCGAGTGCCTGGGTCCGGCTTTCGCAATTACCGCTGACCCGCAATGGCAAGCTCGACCGACAGGCGCTGCCGGCACCGGAGCGCAGCGCCGGGGCGACCTACGAGGCGCCGCGCAACGACACCGAACGGCAAATGGCCGAGATCTGGGCCGAAGTGCTCAAGTGCGAGCGGGTGGGCATACACGACAACTTCTTCGACCTCGGCGGCCACTCGCTGCTGGCGACGCGGATGATCTACGCGATCAACCAGCGGATGGGCGCGCAACTGTCCCTGAGCAGTCTGTTCCAAACGCCCGTATTGATGGATCTGGCGGCGCAGGTCTCGCGTGATGATCAGAGCATCGAACCGGCGTTCATCCAGATCGAGCCGGATCGCGCTAATCGACATGAACCGTTCTCCCTGACCGATATCCAGCAAGCGTACTGGTTCGGCCGCGAGGCCACGGTCAGCCTCGGTGGTGTCAGCGCTCACGGCTACGAAGAGCTGCGCATTCCAGAGTTCGACGCCGAACGTTTCGAGCTAGCGCTGAACCGCATGATCCAGCGCCACGACATGCTGCGCGTGATCTTCCTCAGCGACGGCACGCAACAGGTGCTGGCTCAGGTGCCGACCTACCACATGCCCCGCAGCGATCTGCGCGGATTGCCCGCCGAAGAGGTGCAGCGCACGCTGGAGGCAACCCGCGAACGCCAGTCCCATCAGGTGCTGGACGCCAGTCGCTGGCCGCTGTTCGAGTTCAGCCTGTCGTTGCTCGATGACGGCATCACCCATTTGCACATCAGCCTCGATGCGCTGATCGTCGACGCGGCGAGCACGCAGATTCTCGCCCGCGAACTCATGGCGTTCTACGTCGATCCGGCGCTGGAACTGGCGGAACCGGGCCTGACTTTCCGCGACTACGTATTGGCCGAACAGCAACTGCGCAACGGTCGCCGCTACGAGCAGGCGCTGGGCTACTGGCGCGAACGGGTGACCACTCTGGCCCCGGCGCCGGACTTGCCGCTGGTGCGCCAACCCGAGAGCATTGCCAACCCGCACTTCACCCGCCGTGACCGCGACATGTCGGCGGCGCAGTGGGCACAACTCAAAGCCGTGGCCAAGCAATTTGCGGTGACGCCGTCGGTGATGCTCCTGACCGCCTTCAGCGAAGTGCTGGCGCTGTGGAGCCGCACGCCGCGATTCACCCTGAGCCTGCCGCTGTTCAATCGCATGCCGTTGCACCCGGATGTCGATGAAATCATCGGCGACTTCACCTCGCTGGTGCTGCTGGAAGTCGGCATCGACGGGGCGCTGAGCTTCACCGACAAGGCCCGCGCCGTGCAGGCGCAGCTGTGGCGCGACATCGATCATTCGGTGGTCAGCGGTGTGCGGGTGCTGCGCGAATTGTCCCAGGCCCGGGGCGTGCAGCAGACGGCGATGCCGATCGTGTTCAACAGCACGCTGTCGGAAGCGGCGCCGGAACTGGCCGAATTCAACCTGGCCGACGCGTTGAACGCCAAGCACATGCACAGCATCACCCAGACCCCGCAGGTGTGGCTCGACCACACCTTGCTGGAGCTGGAAGGACGGCTGTTGTTCAACTGGGACAGCATCGACGAACTGTTCCCGCAAGGCATGATCGAGCAGATGTTCGTCGCCTATAACACGCTGCTCGACAGCCTGTGCGAGCCGGCAGCCTGGGGCGCCAACACGCCACAACTGCTGCCGCAGGCGCGGTTGCCGGCACCGGTCGACAATCAGCAAACGCTGCCATTGATGCACGAACTGTTCGAACGTCAGGCACTCGCCACGCCGGACGCACTGGCAGTAATCGGCACGCGGCAGCTGACATACGCCCAGTTGCGCTTTGAGGCCCGACAACTCGGCGCCCGCCTGCAAGCGCAGGGTGTGCTGCCAAACCGGTTGGTCGCGGTGGTGATGGAGCGCGGCTGGGAGCAGGTGGTGGCGACCCTGGCGATTCTGTATGCCGGCGGCGCTTACCTGCCCATCGAACCGACCCAACCAGCGGAACGATTGCGGCATATTCTGGAGCGGGCCGAGGCGAGCCTGGCCCTGACCCAACCGGCGCTGCTCGACAAAATCGAATGGCCGGCGCAGGTCACGCCCATTGCCGTGACCGATGCAGTCTCAAACGATGCATTGCCACTGCAACCGGTGCAGGTGAAAGAAAGCGACCTCGCTTACGTGATCTACACCTCCGGCTCCACCGGTCAGCCGAAAGGCGTGGTGATCGACCATCGCGGTGCGGTCAACACGCTGCTCGACATCAACCGGCGCTTTGCCGTCGGCCCGAACGACCGCGTATTGGCGATTTCCTCGCTGAGTTTCGATCTGTCGGTCTATGACTTCTTCGGCACGCTGGCGGTAGGCGCGGCGGTGGTCATCCTTGATCCGCAACTGACTCTTGATCCGGCGCATTGGCTCGAATTGATCAAGCGTCATCAGGTCAGCCTGTGGAACTCGGTGCCGGCGCTGCTCGGCATGCTGGTCGAGTATGTGGAGGGCGAGGGCGGCGCACTGCCTGCCAACCTGCGGGTGGCGATGTTGTCGGGCGACTGGATTCCGTTGACCCTGCCCGAGCGGGCCTGGGCGTTGCAGCCGGATTTGCAGTTGATCAGTCTCGGCGGCGCCACCGAAGCGTCGATCTGGTCGATCTATTATCCGGTGCAGCACGTCGATCCGACCTGGCGCAGTATTCCCTACGGCAAGGCCCTCGACCATCAGCGTTTCTACGTGCTGGATGAAGCGCTGCAAGTGCGACCGACCTGGGTTGCGGGTCAGCTGTACATCGGCGGCATCGGTCTGGCCAAGGGTTACTGGCGTGACGAGAAACTCAGCGCGGGCAGTTTCTTCAATCATCCACTGACCGGCGAACGGCTGTATCGCACCGGCGACCTGGGGCGCTTGCTACCGGACGGCAACATCGAATTCCTTGGTCGCGAAGACAATCAGGTCAAGGTGCAGGGTTATCGCATCGAGCTGGACGAGATCGAAGCCGCGCTCAATCGCCATCCTGGCGTGCAGAGCGCGGTGGTGCGGATTCTAGGCAGCACACTGGGCGAGAAGCGTCTGGCGGGTTATGTGCTCAAGGCCGATCCGGCGTTGCAGGCCAGTGACCTCACCGACTACCTGACGGACAAGCTGCCGGCGTACATGATTCCGACGTCGTTCACCTTCGTCGACGCCTGGCCGTTGTCCTCCAACGGCAAGGTCGACAAGAAGCGCCTGCCGGAACCGGAGCAAATCGAGGAACAAGGGCCGGCGCTGGAAGTCGAGGGCCCGCAGGAACAGCGGCTGGTGGAAATCGTGCAGGGCGTGCTCAAGCGCGAATCCATTGCCGCCAACGCCAATCTGCTGAACCTCGGCGCAACGTCAATCGATATCGTCAGGATCAGCAACGCTCTGTCCGGCGCCTTGCAGTTCCGCCCGCACGTGGCGCAACTGTTGGCCCAGCCGACGTTGCTGCACCTGCTGGGCATGTACCGCCAGAACCGGTCGCGTCAGGAGTTGCTCGGCAACGTCCAGCAGGCGCCGGAGACCCCGCAGGACATCATCGAAGATCCGCAGCAACGGGCGCAGTTCAAGGCTGAGCAACGCGGTCGCCGTGTCTTCGCTCAAGCCTTGCCGGAGGTGGCACTGGACTTGCCGCATAACCCGGCGTTCGCCCGGCGTTTGAGTGATTACCGCTCGGTGCGCCAGTTCGGCGAGCAGCCGATTGCCACTCAAGCCTTCGCGCATGTATTGGCGGCACTGGCCCAGGGGCAACTCGACGGCGAGGTGAAATACCAGTTCCCTTCGGCGGGCGGGTTGTACCCGATTCAGGCGTACCTCTACGTCAAACCGGATCGCGTGCTCGGCGTGCCCGGTGGCGCGTATTACTACGATCCCCGCCGGCATCGTTTGCTGGCGCTCCAGAGCGGACTGCTCGACCCGGACACCTACGACTATTTCGTCAATCGCCCGGTGTACGAGAACGCCGCGTTCTCGCTGTTCTTTATCGCCGACATAGCCGCGATCCGCCCGCTGTATGGCGAGCGCAGCCGCGACTTCTGCCACATCGAAAGCGGTGCCATGGCGCAGCTGTTGAGCATGACCGCCGTCGAGCACGGCCTGGGTCTGTGCGGGATCGGTTCGGTCGAGGAACAGCAACTTACGGCGTTGTTCGACCTCGGGCCAAACCACGAGTTGATCTACTCGATGATCGGCGGCCTGCGCACGGCCGATGAACAACATCGTGCGCCGGTCGAGGCGTTTGCCATCGAGCCCGTGACCGCCAGCCTGGACGACGAAGACATGGAGGAGTTCGAAGTATGA